From a single Diachasmimorpha longicaudata isolate KC_UGA_2023 chromosome 15, iyDiaLong2, whole genome shotgun sequence genomic region:
- the Nox gene encoding NADPH oxidase 5 isoform X3, with amino-acid sequence MVLLEKLFRLFDQDGDGVLRQDDWIEFLKARLTNEKQTDFIDQIESVAYVLCGEGPVNFNDFKGIFLAKGVIDKLFRLLEHENFGSILPSQIMEFIAGVSNPRSRAGFDKGNLEWLEKIFKQTVGNEQEIRREEFKKIVISKNPFFTERVFQIFDKDDSGTISLQEFLDAMHQFAGKTPDDKIRFLFKVYDIDGDGLIQHRELEHVMRACMEENGMRFSDEQIEDLTLALFEDADQGNRGAITFQALKKQLEKHEGLLENLSISIDRWMVPPKPPQSDRTVLAFLRSLRPYQFTKPYLKNNYVLMCFLMMFFLINVALFVSRLYQYRHAGGLVMIARACGQCLNFDCTFILVLMLRQCITFLRTHGFSSILPLDHNIYLHKMVGMTIGILSIVHTVAHLLNFGMFVINDEVLNSSHYSMSEWLLTSRPGLFGLVGGGANPTGIALIMILFVMSLCSMPFVRRGGSFEIFYWSHVLYIPFWILLIFHGPNFWKWFVLPGTIYIAERVRRLMWLRLERGKTYISSGLLLPSRVTHLVIKRPQNLDFHPGDYVFVNIPVIAKYEWHPFTISSAPEQEEYMWLHIRAVGEWTNSLYSYFERKQLKLERGDVIPIENCSAEILRKPLITEAKPTPTSTVIVVREREENSLGNSRGLDNPHFVPDSGKTSSSPSINSPTSHLSDPERTTPEARAFTRDRKLRQLLLGNKMPLEKSFSMPDMQTKHKKRERVRALRDYMRSESERSFNEVQIRRARLKSLGTAYLSPQNKSLAQSFRYMRTKPTIIAFKTPSLEENVQNTPTNSVSTFTVGQRVSQGETLTVAVEEGRIGETFATIGRKKSNTLDTESQFSSHPSVNYPVGKPLEIFLDGPYGAPSSHIFQAQHAVLIATGIGVTPFASILQSIMHRYWKARHTCPKCQFSWASEIPTTVMKLRKVDFFWINRDQRSFEWFVNLLSQLEIEQAELGATMERFLEMHMYITSALQKNDMKAVGLQLAMDLLHEREKRDLITGLKTRTNAGRPNWDKVFKQLDDRKKGKVTVFYCGPPQLGRILRYKCDQFGFNFRKETF; translated from the exons atg GtactgttggaaaaattattccgacTGTTCGATCAAGACGGCGATGGTGTTCTCAGGCAAGACGATTGGATTGAATTCCTCAAAGCGAGGCTTAC GAATGAGAAGCAGACGGACTTCATTGATCAGATCGAGAGTGTCGCGTATGTACTGTGCGGTGAGGGACCGGTGAACTTTAATgacttcaagggaatattTCTGGCGAAGGGG GTCATCGATAAATTATTCAGACTGCTGGAGCACGAGAATTTCGGCTCCATTTTACCCAGCCAAATAATGGAGTTCATCGCTGGCGTAAGTAATCCAAG aTCCCGAGCTGGATTCGATAAAGGCAATCTGGAATGGCTGGAGAAGATCTTCAAGCAGACAGTTGGAAACGAGCAGGAAATACGTCGCGAGGAGTTCAAGAAAATCGTTATATCGAAAAAC CCTTTCTTCACGGAACGGGTATTTCAAATATTCGACAAGGACGACTCTGGTACGATATCACTCCAGGAGTTTCTAGATGCGATGCATCAATTTGCTGGTAAAACTCCGGACGACAAAATACGATTTCTCTTCAAGGTCTACGATATAGATG GTGACGGGTTGATTCAGCATCGGGAACTGGAGCACGTGATGAGGGCCTGCATGGAGGAGAATGGTATGAGATTCAGTGATGAACAGATTGAGGACTTAACGCTTGCCCTCTTCGAGGATGCGGATCAGGGTAACAGGGGTGCTATCACGTTTCAAGCGTTGAAGAAGCAGTTGGAGAAACACGAGGGTCTCCTCGAGAATCTATCAATCAG TATAGATCGCTGGATGGTACCACCGAAGCCGCCGCAATCAGACCGCACGGTATTGGCTTTTCTCCGCTCACTGAGGCCATATCAATTCACAAAAccatatttgaaaaataattacgttCTCATGTGCTTCCTGATGATGTTTTTCCTCATTAACGTCGCCCTCTTCGTCTCGAGGTTGTACCAGTATCGTCACGCTGGGGGTTTGGTGATGATAGCCAGAGCCTGTG gTCAGTGCTTGAACTTTGACTGCACCTTTATTCTCGTCCTCATGCTTCGCCAGTGCATAACGTTCCTACGAACCCACGGATTCAGCTCGATTCTCCCTCTCGATCACAACATTTATCTCCACAAAATGGTCGGAATGACGATTGGAATATTGAGTATTGTTCACACCGTCGCTCATCTGCTGAATTTTG GGATGTTTGTAATCAACGATGAAGTATTGAATAGTTCCCACTACTCGATGTCAGAGTGGCTATTGACGAGTCGTCCAGGTCTCTTTGGTTTAGTAGGTGGTGGAGCTAATCCCACTGGCATAGCCTTGATCATGATTCTGTTTGTAATGTCACTTTGCTCAATGCCTTTCGTCAGACGCGGTGGATCCTTTGAG ATATTCTACTGGTCACATGTTCTGTACATACCATTCTGGATTCTCCTGATATTCCACGGTCCGAACTTTTGGAAATGGTTTGTTCTGCCCGGCACAATATACATCGCAGAACGTGTTCGTCGTTTGATGTGGTTACGTTTGGAGCGGGGTAAAACCTACATCAGTTCGGGTTTACTGCTACCGTCGAGGGTAACTCACCTCGTAATCAAACGACCTCAAAATTTGGATTTTCATCCGGGCGACTACGTCTTTGTGAATATACCTGTCATTGCCAAGTACGAGTGGCATCCATTCACCATCAGCAGTGCCCCGGAACAAGAAG agtACATGTGGCTGCACATAAGGGCTGTTGGCGAATGGACCAACAGTCTGTATTCATATTTTGAGAGAAAACAACTGAAGCTGGAGCGCGGCGATGTGATTCCCATTGAGAATTGCAGTGCGGAAATACTGAGAAAACCACT AATTACTGAAGCTAAACCAACACCAACATCAACAGTGATCGTcgtgagggagagggaggagaATTCCCTTGGGAATTCACGTGGCCTCGATAACCCTCACTTCGTTCCGGACAGTGGAAAGACTTCTTCGAGTCCCAGCATCAACTCACCCACGTCCCATCTGTCCGATCCTGAAC GAACAACTCCAGAAGCTCGAGCATTTACACGAGATAGAAAGCTGAGGCAGCTCCTTCTCGGCAACAAGATGCCGTTGGAGAAGTCATTCTCGATGCCTGACATGCAGACCAAGCACAAGAAGAGAGAGCGAGTGAGAGC TCTTCGCGATTACATGAGATCCGAGTCGGAGAGGAGCTTTAATGAGGTGCAGATACGTCGAGCGAGGCTTAAATCACTTGGAACTGCCTATTTAAGTCCCCAGAATAAATCACTAGCACAGAGCTTTCGATACATGAGGACAAAACCCACGATTATAGCGTTTAAAACACCGAGTTTGGAGGAGAATGTGCAAAATACACCAACAAATTCAG TTTCGACGTTCACGGTGGGACAAAGAGTGTCACAGGGTGAAACACTCACGGTAGCTGTTGAAGAGGGTAGAATTGGGGAAACGTTTGCTACGATTGGACGGAAGAAGAGTAACACATTGGACACTGAGAGTCAATTTTCATCTCATCCCTCCGTGAACTATCCCGTTGGCAAACCACTCGAg ATATTCCTGGATGGTCCTTATGGTGCACCCTCGAGTCACATCTTTCAGGCTCAACACGCTGTGCTAATCGCCACGGGAATCGGAGTCACGCCTTTTGCCTCTATTCTCCAGTCGATAATGCACAGGTACTGGAAGGCGAGGCACACCTGCCCCAAGTGCCAATTCTCATGGGCAAGTGAGATACCCACAACGGTCATGAAGCTGAGAAAG GTCGATTTCTTCTGGATAAATCGTGACCAACGTTCATTCGAGTGGTTCGTAAATCTCCTCTCCCAGTTGGAGATAGAGCAGGCAGAATTGGGCGCTACAATGGAGAGATTCTTGGAGATGCACATGTACATAACCAGTGCCCTGCAGAAGAACGACATGAAAGCTGTTGGACTCCAGCTGGCGATGGATCTACTTCACGAGAGGGAGAAGAGGGACCTGATAACTGGCCTGAAAACCCGCACCAATGCTGGCAGGCCCAACTGGGACAAAGTATTTAAACAGCTGGATGATCGTAAAAAGGGAAAGGTGACGGTGTTCTACTGTGGCCCACCCCAACTCGGTAGAATTTTGCGATACAAGTGCGATCAGTTTGGATTTAACTTCAGGAAGGAAACGTTTTAG